One part of the Sander vitreus isolate 19-12246 chromosome 10, sanVit1, whole genome shotgun sequence genome encodes these proteins:
- the fam199x gene encoding protein FAM199X, which yields MSESLYEKFLAPDEPFPLLSQRANLSDVGTLDVSDFGCQLSSCHRTDPLHRFHSNRWNLTSCGTSVASSECSEELFSSVSVGDQDDCYSLLDDQELTSLDLFPEGSVCSDVSSSISTYWDWSDSEFEWQLPGSDIASGSDVLSDIIPSVPSSPCLFSKRKPKPHPHRNLDELPWSAMTNDEQVEYIEYLSRKVSTEMGLREQLDIIKIIDPCAQISPTDSEFIIELNCLTDEKLKQVRNYIREHSPRQRASSTREGWKRSSHSSASTGGVSAASSSNASMVSSASSSTGSTASNSVAGGPASACSGGSVANISRAHSDGNLSSAAERIRDSKKRSKQRKLQQKALRKRQLKEQRQARKERLSGLFLNEEVLALRVTEEEDRGDDLDILM from the exons ATGTCTGAGTCTCTGTATGAGAAGTTTTTAGCGCCAGATGAGCctttccccctcctctcccaAAGAGCCAACCTCAGTGATGTGGGAACCCTGGATGTGAGTGACTTCGGCTGTCAACTCTCATCTTGTCACAGAACAGATCCTCTACACCGCTTCCACAGCAACAG GTGGAACCTCACTTCCTGCGGGACCAGTGTTGCCAGCTCAGAGTGCAGCGAAGAGCTCTTCTCCTCTGTGTCCGTGGGGGATCAGGACGACTGCTACTCCCTTCTGGATGACCAAGAACTAACATCCCTGGACCTGTTTCCAGAGGGCAGCGTTTGCAGTGATGTGTCCTCTTCTATCAGCACCTATTGGGATTGGTCTGACAGCGAGTTTGAGTGGCAG TTGCCAGGAAGTGACATTGCCAGCGGCAGTGATGTTCTGTCAGACATCATCCCGAGCGTGCCAAGTTCCCCCTGTCTGTTTTCCAAGAGGAAGCCTAAGCCCCACCCTCACCGCAACCTGGATGAGTTACCATGGAGTGCCATGACCAACGATGAACAG GTGGAGTACATTGAGTACCTGAGTAGGAAGGTGAGCACAGAGATGGGCCTGAGAGAGCAGCTGGACATCATCAAGATCATCGACCCCTGTGCTCAAATCTCTCCCACCGACAGCGAGTTCATCATCGAGCTCAACTGTCTCACCGACGAGAAACTCAAGCAG gtGCGTAACTACATCCGAGAGCACAGCCCAAGGCAGCGGGCCAGCAGCACCAGAGAGGGCTGGAAGAGGAGCAGCCACAGCAGTGCCAGCACCGGCGGGGTCAGCGCAGCCAGCAGCAGTAACGCCAGCATGGTCAGCTCTGCCAGCTCCTCCACCGGCTCCACAGCCTCCAACTCTGTAGCAG GTGGCCCAGCGTCAGCCTGTAGTGGAGGCAGtgttgctaacattagcagagcTCACAGCGATGGCAACCTTTCCAGTGCTGCAGAACGTATACGAGACTCTAAA AAACGTTCCAAGCAGCGTAAGCTTCAGCAGAAAGCCCTCCGGAAGCGGCagctgaaggagcagcggcAGGCCCGCAAGGAGCGCCTGAGTGGACTCTTTCTGAACGAGGAGGTGCTGGCGCTGCGCGTGACTGAGGAGGAGGACCGCGGAGACGACCTGGACATACTGATGTGA